The genomic window ATGTTCACGTCCACGATACTTATTATGTAGTGGCACACTTCCACTATGTGCTGTTTGGTGGTTCTGTGTTTGGGATTTATGCCGGGATTTATCACTGGTTTCCCAAAATGACAGGACGGAAGTTAAATGAGTTTTGGGGACGGATTCATTTTGTTCTGACTTTGATTGGAACTAATTTAACTTTCTTACCTATGCACAAGTTGGGTTTGCAAGGTATGCCTCGGCGGGTAGCAATGTATGACCCGCAGTTTGTGGATTTGAATGTGCTTTGTACTATTGGGGCGTTTCTTTTAGGGTTATCGGTCGTTCCTTTTGCGCTCAATGTTCTCTTCAGTTGGCGCAAGGGAGAATTGGCTGGTGATAATCCTTGGGAAGCTTTGAGTTTGGAATGGACTACTAGTTCTCCTCCTGCGGTGGAGAATTGGGAGGTTTTGCCAGTGGTGACTCATGGGCCTTATGAGTATGGTCATTCTTCGGAAGTAAGTGAGTAGTTAGCTCACGCATTCGCCGCTAGGCGTTCCGCTTGCGGTAGACGCAAAGGCGCAAAGAAGAGAGCGAAAGGGTAGGCTTTGTACCTACCCTAACTACTGGTGAAATGTTTCGCCCTAGGAAAATATGAAAGAAACACTCCCCCTTCTCTCTTCTCTGTAACCTGTAACCTGTAACCTAAGAGGTATGTATGACTGTAGTGACGGCGCATGAGGATCATGAGGCGCATCCTGATTTACGGGTGGCGGGGTTGTTGACTTTCCTCGCTTCGGAATCTTTGATGTTTGGTGGCTTTTTTGCTACTTATTTGTTTTTTGGGGGGACTACGGATGTTTGGCCTCCAGAGGGAACGGAGGTGGAGTTATTTGTACCGGCGATTAATACCGCGATTCTGGTTTCTAGTAGTTTCGTCATTCACTTCGGTGATATGGCGATTAAGAAGAATAATGTCTGGGGAATGCGGTTTTGGTATTTCTTGACCGCTATTATGGGAGCGGCTTTTTTGGCTGGTCAGGTTTATGAATACCAAAATTTGGGGTATGGTCTGACTACCAATGTGTTTGCTAACTGCTTCTATATCATGACCGGATTTCACGGTTTGCACGTATTTATAGGACTGTTGTTGATTTTAGGAGTGTTGTGGCGATCGCGTCGTTCGGGTCATTATTCTGCAAGTAAGCATACTGGCATCGAAATGGCAGAAATGTACTGGCACTTTGTAGACATTATTTGGATTGTTCTCTTCACTTTGGTTTACATCATCACACGGTTTTGAAATTAGGTTAGCGGTGGTCAGATCCCCGACTTCTTGAAGAAGTCGGGGATCTTGCAGTCCACTAGTCTTTAATCCCTACCCAGACAATTATGCACACTGACACAAATAAATTTTCCTGGTTTCAAGTTTCTGAAGATGTCAAAAAGTTATTAATTTTAGCTGCACAGCATTGGGAAAATACTTCAGAATCAGAAAAATACATACAACAAGCTTTAGCTATAACTGGGGAAAATACCGATGTTTTAGTAGCAGCTTATAGATTTTTCTTTTATAAAAATAATTATTCTTTGGCATTGCGAACAACTAGCCAATTATTAGATAAAATTAAAGAATCAGAGAAATTGCCTGATGAGTGGGAGCAGCTTAAACCAATCTTAGCTAATCGGAAGGAAGAACCACCTATCAGGTTGTACTTAAATGCTTATGCCGCTACAGGATTGGTATTAGCAAAGTTAGGGGAAATCGAGCGAGCTAAGGAAATCAGCATGAGAGTTAAAGAAATTGACTCAAAGCAAGATTTCGGAGCAGGAATCCTACTGGATGTATTAACACGTCCAGCAGAAGAAGATGATTAAAACAGTGAACAGTCCACAGTTATCAGTTAATACTCTACAACCATGAATATTTTTTCATTTTTTAACGCATCTTCCTACAACGCTCTATCTGCATCTTCTGATAACAATAACCTCTTTCCCTCTAAGGTTGTTGTGCCAACATTTTCTAATGAACCTCTTCCTAATCTCGCTACTCCCGTGTTGGTTTTCTCCCAATTCTCTCAACAAAGACTTTAAATATTATGCAAGGTAGGGATTGGCTCTTGACAGGAGACGGTCAATATCAAGCGTGTAAATCAGCTAGAAGTTGGAATTTATTACAAGAGAATTATCGTCTATATCGGTTTTTAACTGAGATAGAAGATGTTCTCAATGGTGTAGATGATGAATCTATTCGTCTACCCGAAATCCGAATGCTGGTGAGACGTTTGATTGTAAATTCTTACTGGGTGCAGAGTCAGTATTTAGAGCCTTCCCCTACAACCGGAACATCTGTTCTACTGTTATATGATGAATTGGGTTTCCCATTAACAGTACAAACAGTTACATTCGCACCAGGAAGCATATCTAATATTCACAATCATGGAACATGGGGAGTGGTAGCAGTATTAAAAGGACAAGAAAAAAATACTGTTTGGCGACGCACCCAACACCCAGAATTTGCAGACAAAATTGAGCCAACGGGAGAAATTCTTCTATCCCCAGGAGATATTATCAGCTTCACTCCCGATGCAATTCACAGTGTAGCAGCAGTAGGTGATGAACCAACTGTGACTTTTAATATTTATGGTGAGACTGACCCCAAACAAAGATTCGAGTTTGATGCAGTTACCCATACCGCCAAAAAATTTTAATTCGTAATTGCAATTACAAATTACAAATTACGAATTACGTAGCTTGCTTCTCGCTTTGCGAGTATTACGAATTACTAGGAGATACTTCAATGGCTAGAGTAATTTTCTATGAAAAACCTGGTTGTAAGGGTGGTACTCGACAAAAGGTTTTGTTAACTGCGGCTGGACATGAAGTTGTAGCTTATAACTTATTAACTGAACCTTGGACAGTAGAACACCTGCGGTCATTTTTTGGCGATCGCCCGATTACCGAGTGGTTTAATCCTTCTGCGCCCAAGATTAAGTCTGGTGAGATAGTTCCAGGAAATTTAGACGAACAAACCGCCTTATTCCTCATGTTGAGAGAACCTCTGTTGATTCGCCGTCCTTTAATCCAAGTAGGCGATCGCCGTGAGGTAGGTTTTGATGTCGAACAACTAGATGCGTGGATTGGCTTGAAGCCTGTAGATGAATCCTTCCGCGAAATGAGCGAAAACCTCATGAGTCAGGATTTGCAAGGCTGCGCCCACGGTCACGGACATGGACACAGTGATGGTCATCACCACGATCATCAAGGTAATTGCAACCATCACGGTCAACAAGAACACCACCGTCAAGGTTGTAATCATTAGGAGATGAGGGCGCAAAATATAGCTTAGACCTCTTGCATAAATGCTGAAGCTGTCATGTTAAGCGAAGCGAAACATCTCAAAGATTCTACATTTCATTTAGAATGACATATCTCATTTTCGGACTTTTGCAAGAGGTCTCTTGAATTAATTGTACCTGAATATTAATATTAAGCCCTTCTAGATTTGTCTACAAGGGCTTTTAATCGTAATACTCTTTTATCTAGAGGTTACTATTTGTATTGTCTTATCCACTTGTTATTTCTCCAGATGAAAATTAACCATGCCGCCGATACTAAAGCTCCTAAACACCATTTAATAGCATTTTTAATCAGACTCAATCGTTGAACTTTTTGATTTTCTTGGGTTCTTGTCTTAAGTTGATTTTCTGAAGCAACAAGAAATTCAGAAAATTTAGTTTTGATCTCTTCAAATTGTTGAGATGTTTCAATTTTGGGAATAGTACCTATGCTTGGGGTGCTGCGTAAAAGCTCCTCCATTTGTGCCGATGTTGTTGTTTGTTCCAGTTGTTTTTTAACTTGTTCCACTTGATCTATTTGCTGAACAAGTTGCGTTGTATATAGCCGCTTGTTCTCCATATCAATTCTGACACTATTAACAATTCCTAAAGGGATTAGTAATATTAATAATAAAGCAAATAATAAAGTAAACCAGTATATTACTTTTAACCCCAAAGTTTCCCATTTCTTCCGTAGATTATCTTCTCCATAGAATATAAAACTTAGACTGATTAAGGGTATAGCGATTCGTTGAATTAAATCACCAAAAACTTTAAACTCCCAAGCTGGATTCATAAAACTTGGTGGGACGAATATTGCTACTAGTTCAAATAAGAACAAGAGCAACAGACAATAGCCAGTCCAACGTAAAACTAGTATAGAACGAGCAATTTTATTATTAAAATTCCATAATTGTGTGGTTTTGTTAACCAATTCTTCTGTATCTAATGGAGTCATGAGGTAAAAAATTCCTTAATTGAAATAAAAGATATATGGTTTATTTGACAGTTATTTAAAATTTAGTTAAACAAAGAAGGCCAATATTGATACCAGGAAAACCATACATTTTCTAAAATTTGGTAGGTACTTTCCGGGGAAGAATTCTGGATAGGTATAGATAAATGTGTCCAAAAACAACGACTATCTCGCAGTGATTCTTGACCTAATAATGCTGGTAGCAGGCGATGTAACTGTATATCAGATGTATAGCGACTGCGGATAAATTGTTCATAAGTTATTGCACTTGGACTGTTTGGATTGATACAAGAACGCAAATATACACGATCTTCCTGAACTGATAGGCTGTAAGCACCAATTTTATCATTTTGACGGATAATGGTACGAGGTTTATCGGGAGCAAAAATTTTTGGATTATATTGATGGAATAATGATTCGTTATCCATTAATGTGACTACATAGTTCATCTCGATTTTTAGGTTAATCTGGTTGCGTGTATATTGATATATTATTCTTTTTGTATCTTTATCAGTTACAGGCTCACTGGACTGAAATTGCCATCCAGATAAATCTATCTTTGAAGGGAAAGTGAAAGATGCTAATATTGGTTGCTCTTTAACTGGAGCTACTATAGATTTTAAAAGAACCAAGAGGATTCCCAAAAAACTGCAAGCTAAAAAATAAGGTCGGGCTTGTTTCCAGAAAATCATTACTACTATCCATCTAGGGTTTCCTGAGTTTGAATTTTAGTTACTGTAGTTGCTGCATTATTTTCTCGTGTTAGTAAAAAATAATAAATTATACCCAATATAGCAGTAGAAATTATGGGGAAAATGAGAGAGCCTTTTCCTTTATGCCAGTAATCAAAGCCTACCTGATTGTGAGCAGCAGTTAAAATTGCCATTACAGCAATTCGCATACTGTTAGTCAAAAATGCAATGACAACAGATGCTGAAAATACCAAGATTTTTTGCTTGCTTCCTTTTAAAGGGAATAAAATCAAGAACATTACAGTCAGCCTGATTAAATTAAGTATGTTGCTTAATCCAGAACAGCCGTGATATACAACAACACTTCCTTGAGGAAGGACAACAGAAACTCCTTCTACAGATGCTTCAAAACCTAAATACCAAAGCATATAAGTTGCAAATTTAGCAGTCAATGCCGATATATCAATTAATGGTAATATTACGATATGGGGGATATTAAAAAAAAATAGCAATATGAGTTCTTGTTTATATTGTTTTATGCCCTTAAACCCAGAAGCAATCAGGCTTAATGCTAAAGCTGAAACAAAAGGTGCAATACCAATGAATGTTAAACTGAGATAATTGCTACTTCTAAAAAGAATAATGGCAACGAGAAGTAAACCTAGTATGGTGGCATAAAAACTACTGTCTAAATTTAGAGTGTCACGTTTTCTCCATACCAAAAAGGATGTAGCAATCCAAAATATAATGCTCCAAACAAATATGTTACTTTCTTGCCGACTGGTTAGTGTTACGTGAATAGCGATTAAACCAGATGCAATTCCTAATAACCAAAATTGATTGCTTTTGATTGTTTTAATTGGGTTCACAGGCTTTCATCAAGGGATAATACCAGCGCATCGTCTCCTGTGGGAGAGGCTACGCCTTCGTACAGTTTCTTCTGGGGAATGGGTTTCTCGGCTTGTAGTCAGTGGTGTTCCTACGCCGGGAAACCCTTGTGGTTTTGCCCATTACCTGGTTAGGGAAGGCTTTTTACACATCATCTTGATTGCGAATTGCGAATTGCGAATTGCGAATTGCGTTAGCGGAGCGGGGCGTTAGCCCATTGCGAATTGCGAATTGGTTTTATTTCGGCTTCTTTGTCAATGTTTAATTCCTATTTTTTTAAACAAACACTGGATTGGATGTTTAGATTTTAGGAAGTTGACAGAGGCTATAACTTAAACTTTTGAGAGAGATTTTACCTTGCTTTTTTTGTAGTATCTCTTACCCAACAACCAGAAAAAACCTAAAGAAGCTCCAATAGCTAATGTATCTTCTGGTTCAGGAACATTGTTTACTACTGTAGCTCCGCTCGAAGCTACTCGTCCTCCAGCCTGAAAGTTAAGCCCTCCAGCGAGAGTAAACCGTAAATTTCCAAAACCTTCAGCAGCAGCAGTAACTCCGCGACTTGTCACAAGTGCATTTGTTGTTGCTGGTAATTCTGAAGGTAATAGAAATGCGAAGGCTCTACTACCAGTGGTGAAACTAAATAGCCTGTCAGATAATGTTCCAAATAATCCTGCGTTTACCCGACTATTGCTAGTTGTGTAATTGAACCCTGCAATATTCCCATCTGTCGTAGTGATATTCCAATTGGTTAATTGGTTTGTAGTTGCATCATAAGCGAAAGAACCTGTTGCTTGCCCTCCACCACGAAAATTAAAATTGTTTAAATCCCAAGTTAGTGCAACCGCAGATGCTGGAGCTTGGCTCAAACCAATAGCGATAGGGGTCAATGCTATCGCAGATAAAGCGAACAGAGTTTTGGAATGTTTGGGCATAAGTATAATTGACATTAGGTTATGTATTTCTCACTATATATAATTACATACCTAAGTGCTTAAGTAATTCAATTAATTATGAAGAATATCATGAAGTTTTCATATAGATAATCGGGTTTTATTACTCTGAATAAAGAAAATATTAGTTGCGGTTGGGTTGAATTTTTTATAGAGATTCTCCCTTTTTTATTACTCTGAATAAAAAATATAAGGTAATCGACCACGCAGGGAAAACGCATCTAATTTGTTTTGACAGAATGCAACTTTTATATATGTAGATAAAAAGGTAATTATTATCAGGTTAATATCAATCTAATACGTTGACCTACCTGAATGGCTGCACAAAAAACCGCACAGAAGGATATACCAGAGAGTAAGCGTTCTTCTTTGGCTAACCGCCATCCGTAACTCATGGCTTGATCGTCGCTAACTCTAATCACTTCATCAATTAGTTCCAGACGGAGGACATCGGGAACAAAGCCTGCGCCAATACCTTGGATTTTATGCGAACCTGCTGCACCACCAGAGAGGACGGGACTATTGCTGGGTTCAACTGCGATCGCCCTCTAACCGAAGGAAACACCGCTAAATTGAAAATTTAGCGGGGGCTTGAAACCCACATAATTACCAATTACCAATTTGCTCAAGGTTGTAATCATTAGGAAATGAGGGTGCAGAATGTTGATTAATTAAGGCAGTGTGAGTTCATTTTACCAAGGAGCGATCGCTCCTTGGTAAAGAGAGTTAGTAGTTGAGAGTAGAGTGGATTAATTTATCAGTAAGCACAGTAATTTCATAAATTTGCACACTGATCTTCTTTACTACCTTGGACAATATTCCTACCACCAATTGGCTTAGGAGCATTTTCCTTACACTGCAAATTACCATTAATGCGATTTTCTCGAATTGTCACCCCTCCAGTATTTTGAACAGCTTGTAAATTTCCGCCAATCTGGTTTTGATTAGCAACTATTTGTCCTGAATTTGACTCAAACTGCACATCTCCAGTGATGCGTGTACTCACCACACGAGCAGCACTACCTTGCTTGACTTGGATGCTTCCACCCACGGTAGCACTAGAATTTACTTCCACTAGTTTTGCTCCCTCTGCTTGAATATTGCCATTTACTTTTACACCTATGGCCTTGAGGGTTGCTCTGCGTTCAACAACAATATTTCCTTTAACAGTGGTTTTACTGAGAGTGCAAGTTTTACCTTGAGGTACTTTTACATTATCAACGGTGATTGCACCTAAGTTTCCTTGGCAAATAATCTCTTCAGCGATCGCAATGTGAGGGAACATTAGACTCGTGCTGAGTCCGATCAATGTCATTGAAACACCCGAAATTGCCTTTAGCATCATGATAAAAGTTTCTGCGACAACAGTTATCAATGTCGCATTGACACATGAGAAATACTTAAATAATTGATGAGAAAAAACTCATCAATTACAGTCAGACAATTGAAAAATTTTTACCCATCCCCATTAGACATCTTGTAAAAATATTGTACAGATGTAGCAATACTACGTTTCTACTAGAATTATTACTAAACGTGATACCCTGTAATTACTATTTGCTTGTCTGGAGAGTATATCGACTCTACCCTAGGGAATTGATTGTGAATCCACCAGACTTTTACTCTGTTACCTTTAGCTGGCGCGCTCCCAGATTTAGAATATCCTGCACCAACCATTAATAATTCAAATGTACTGGCATCCAGTATTGTACTAGTGAAGTTTGGTAAACCCTGTATCTGGTGTTTGTTTAGGGTCATAACTACCCTGGTAAGTCGTTAGTATTTTATATCCTGGTAATACTAAAGCGAAACCAGCAGAGCTATGAATTTCTCCTGGATATCTATAAGGTTCATCATCTG from Nostoc sp. UHCC 0870 includes these protein-coding regions:
- a CDS encoding cytochrome c oxidase subunit 3; translation: MTVVTAHEDHEAHPDLRVAGLLTFLASESLMFGGFFATYLFFGGTTDVWPPEGTEVELFVPAINTAILVSSSFVIHFGDMAIKKNNVWGMRFWYFLTAIMGAAFLAGQVYEYQNLGYGLTTNVFANCFYIMTGFHGLHVFIGLLLILGVLWRSRRSGHYSASKHTGIEMAEMYWHFVDIIWIVLFTLVYIITRF
- a CDS encoding cupin domain-containing protein, translated to MQGRDWLLTGDGQYQACKSARSWNLLQENYRLYRFLTEIEDVLNGVDDESIRLPEIRMLVRRLIVNSYWVQSQYLEPSPTTGTSVLLLYDELGFPLTVQTVTFAPGSISNIHNHGTWGVVAVLKGQEKNTVWRRTQHPEFADKIEPTGEILLSPGDIISFTPDAIHSVAAVGDEPTVTFNIYGETDPKQRFEFDAVTHTAKKF
- a CDS encoding ArsC/Spx/MgsR family protein; the encoded protein is MARVIFYEKPGCKGGTRQKVLLTAAGHEVVAYNLLTEPWTVEHLRSFFGDRPITEWFNPSAPKIKSGEIVPGNLDEQTALFLMLREPLLIRRPLIQVGDRREVGFDVEQLDAWIGLKPVDESFREMSENLMSQDLQGCAHGHGHGHSDGHHHDHQGNCNHHGQQEHHRQGCNH
- the hpsJ-A gene encoding HpsJ-like protein, cyanoexosortase A-associated is translated as MTPLDTEELVNKTTQLWNFNNKIARSILVLRWTGYCLLLLFLFELVAIFVPPSFMNPAWEFKVFGDLIQRIAIPLISLSFIFYGEDNLRKKWETLGLKVIYWFTLLFALLLILLIPLGIVNSVRIDMENKRLYTTQLVQQIDQVEQVKKQLEQTTTSAQMEELLRSTPSIGTIPKIETSQQFEEIKTKFSEFLVASENQLKTRTQENQKVQRLSLIKNAIKWCLGALVSAAWLIFIWRNNKWIRQYK
- a CDS encoding cyanoexosortase A system-associated protein: MIFWKQARPYFLACSFLGILLVLLKSIVAPVKEQPILASFTFPSKIDLSGWQFQSSEPVTDKDTKRIIYQYTRNQINLKIEMNYVVTLMDNESLFHQYNPKIFAPDKPRTIIRQNDKIGAYSLSVQEDRVYLRSCINPNSPSAITYEQFIRSRYTSDIQLHRLLPALLGQESLRDSRCFWTHLSIPIQNSSPESTYQILENVWFSWYQYWPSLFN
- the crtA gene encoding cyanoexosortase A, which produces MNPIKTIKSNQFWLLGIASGLIAIHVTLTSRQESNIFVWSIIFWIATSFLVWRKRDTLNLDSSFYATILGLLLVAIILFRSSNYLSLTFIGIAPFVSALALSLIASGFKGIKQYKQELILLFFFNIPHIVILPLIDISALTAKFATYMLWYLGFEASVEGVSVVLPQGSVVVYHGCSGLSNILNLIRLTVMFLILFPLKGSKQKILVFSASVVIAFLTNSMRIAVMAILTAAHNQVGFDYWHKGKGSLIFPIISTAILGIIYYFLLTRENNAATTVTKIQTQETLDG
- a CDS encoding DUF4097 domain-containing protein yields the protein MTLIGLSTSLMFPHIAIAEEIICQGNLGAITVDNVKVPQGKTCTLSKTTVKGNIVVERRATLKAIGVKVNGNIQAEGAKLVEVNSSATVGGSIQVKQGSAARVVSTRITGDVQFESNSGQIVANQNQIGGNLQAVQNTGGVTIRENRINGNLQCKENAPKPIGGRNIVQGSKEDQCANL